GCCTTTTATATTCGCGCGCGCGTGCCGCAATGCCTTCGAGCGTGAGACGCGGCGCATCGACGATCTCCGCAAAAATCTCCGTCTCGTAGCGCGACAGATCGACATGCCGCGCCTCGCGTCCGAAGAACTGCGGCAAGTCCTTCACTTCCTCGGGACCGCGCTCGACTTTCACGCCGAAATGCGCGGTGAGCGCATCGAGATCGCCGCGGCATCGGCCGGGCAGGATCATGCGGCTCGTGCCTTCGGTGAGCGGAACGGCGACGCGGCGTCGCACCATATCGGCGGTCATGAGTCCCGCGACCTGCAAGCCGATCTCGCGCACTTCCCACGTAAAAGGCGCTTGCTTCGCGACGGGCGCGATGCTTTCGAGCACTTGCTGAAGGCTCAGTTGCGCAAGCCGGCCGGTCAGGAAGACGATGTGTTCCATGCAAGCTTCAGATCCGACAGGCGTTGATCGAGCGCGGCCTGCAGATCGTCGAGCGAGCGGGCCACGGTGGTGTGCGCGAACTGCGCAAGCCGCTCGACGTTCTCGAACTCGATCGCGCGCGGCCTCACTTCGACCCATTCCTTCGGGGCGTGCGTGATGACGGACGGCGCGGTGTCGCATGCGAACACGATGCCCGGCACACATTGTTTGCCGGCTTGCGCGTAGAGGTTGGTGGGCAGCGTATCGGAGATGCCGAACGCGCATTTGGCGACGGTATTGCTCGTAGCGGGTGCGATCACGACCGTGTGATAGTCGCCGTTATAGAGCATGCCGACGGGCGCGCTGCTCGCGCTGTTGTCGCGAAACACCTTGAAGTGCTCCCGTAACTTAGCGATGGGCCAGCCATACAGCGGCAGCACTTCCTCGCCGGCGGCGGAGAGAAAAAGATCGACGCCCGGCAAACGCAGCGCGAGCGCAATCGACTCTTCGATCATATGACCGGAGCCGGTCACGCACCACGCGAAGCGCGCGTCGGGCTTGAACTCGTCGAGCCGGCGGACGGGCGTGGGTTGCGTCATGCGTCGGACGCGGGGTTGTCGGATGCAGGCGTATCGTGCGACAGGCGAATATGCAGCCGATGCATCTTGCGATACAACGTGTTGCGGCTGATGCCCAGCACCTTCGCGACGTTGCTCACGTTCCAGCGATGTTCGTCGAGCAACTGAAGCACGGTTTCGCGCTCCTTCACCTGAATCGCGTTGAGCGACGACGTATCGGCATCTTCGGTGAGATGCATGAGCGGCGTGCTCGCGGCCGGACTCGGCGCACGCGTTGCGGCAGCCGTCGCGCCTGTACCGTTGACGATCTCCGGCGGCAGATGCGCGCAAAGAATCTCGGGACCGTCGCAGAGCGCGATCGCCATTTGCAGCACGTGCCGCAACTGACGGATGTTGCCGGGCCACGCATAGCTCAGCAGCGCGCCGCGCGCTTCGGCGGAGAGTTCGGGCGGATCGTCGGATTCGGTTTCGAGAATATGGCCGATCAGCGCGAGCGCATCGGCCCGTTCACGCAACGGCGGCAGATTGATCTCGATGCCGTTCAGCCGATAGTACAGATCCTCGCGGAACAAGCCGTTCTGCACGAGTTCGACGAGATTGCGGTGACTCGCGCTGATCAGCTGAAAATCCACCTTGACGGTGGTTTCCGCGCCGAGCGGCGTCACCTCGTGTTCTTCGAGCACGCGCAGGAGACGCGCTTGCAGCGCCATCGGCATGTCGCCGATTTCATCGAGGAACAGCGTGCCGCCGTTCGCCTGCACAATCTTGCCGCGCCGGCCTTCACGCTGCGCGCCCGTGAACGCGCCCGCGCGATAGCCGAACAGTTCGCTCTCGATCAGATTCTCCGGCAGCGACGCGCAATTCACCGCGACGAACGGCCCCGCGCCGTTCGGGCTGATGCTGTGCAGCGCATTGGCGAACACTTCCTTGCCGGTGCCTGTCTGGCCGCGCAGGATGATCGGAATCTTGCGCTGGATCACGCGCGCGGCAAGCTGAATTTGCGAAGCCATGCGCGGATCGCCGAATTCCAGATGCGAGAGCTTGTCGAGCCGGCCGGCGCCTGCGGACTCGCGCAGGTCTTTTCTCGGCGACTTGCTGCGCGCGTTCGGCGCGGACACATCGCGCGCGAGCGGATCGTTCAGGAGGATGCGCGTGCCGCCGGTCTTGCCGTCGCGCGCTGTCTGTGCAGTAAGGAAGAAGCGGCTGTTCGCTTTCGCGCTGTAGATGGTCACCGGATGAAACGAGCCGCGAATGCTGCGCGCGATCATGTCTTCGAGCGGCGCGTTGAACGCTTCCTCGACGCGCTTGCCGCACAATTCGGCGGGCGAGCGCAGATCGAGCTGGAACAATGCGCTGCGGCTCGCGGCCAGCACGACGCCGTCGTCGCTCACGGCGAGCTTGCCCGCGTGCAGCGTGCCGACGAACTCCGGGCGGCTGTGAAAGTGGATCATGTTCGCGTGCCGGTAACGCGCGTCGATCAAACGATTTTCGATCATCTGCCGCGACATGCCGACAAGGACGAGCGAATGCTGCTGCAGAAGCTTCGAGCGGCTGGTGACGTCGAGCACGCCGATCACTTCGCCGCGTTCGTCGAAGATCGGCGCGGCCGAGCAGGTGAGCGACGTATAGCGCGGATAGAAATGTTCGTGCTGACACACGGCGATGCAGTCGCGCTCGATAAGACACGTGCCCATGCCGTTGGTGCCAGCCTCGCGCTCGCTCCACAACGCGCCGACGCGCAAACCATCCGCCGCGACCGCTTCGCCGAACGGCACCGACGACACCTGATGCACGATCACGCCGTCTGCATCGACGAGCACGACCGCCAGTTCCGGATCGGCCAGCTGCTGGTAGAGCGTGGTCATTTCGAGCTTGGAGCACGCGATGAGATCGCTGGCGGCGTCGCGGCGTTCGTTCAGTTCGTGCTGCGTCAGCACGGGCGGCATCACGAAACGGCCCGGATCGAGCCGGAATTCGGTGAGACAGCGCAGCCACGATTGCGCGACGGAATCGCTGGCGCGACGCGCGGCCAGCGGATTGTGGACGATATTCAGCACTTCCCGGACATGCGTGTCTACGTCAGCAAGCGACGACATGGGGGCGTGTCTCCGTTGCGCCGCGTTCCGGTGCGCGCTTGCGGGCGCGTCCGTCCGGCGCAGAATCTGTTGTGGTTGCCGCTGGCGCCGCGGCCCGTTCCGACTCGATGATGGCTCTCGTGGACCCCGATCCGGCCCGTATCTCAAAAACTGTACATCCGATGGCGCATTGGTTCAATAAGGAGTCGCCTCCTGAAGCGTGAACGCGCCCGTTTTTTGCTTGGTGCTTACGGATGCTTTCTTTCAACGGGCCGTTTAGGCGGCGGGGACTTATGGGCCGATTTGAACCACTATACGAACCGATCCGCGACGCTGTTCATGTTGCGCCGCAACCTTCGGGCGATGCGCGCGTGATGGATATCGTCTATATCGAAGGGCTGACGGGGCAGACCGTGATCGGCATCGATGCGAGCGAGCTGCACGATGCGCAGGCGGTGCGCATGAGTCTGGCGATCGGCGTGCCGTCGATTCGCGCGTGCGTGACCGACCGAATCGACGACACCGTGAATTATGCGGCGGTGCGGGAAGCGATCCACGCGCTGCTCGCGTCGCATGGATTGCAGTTGCTGGAGGCGCTCGCGGAGCGCATCGCGCAGTTGATCATCGCGGATTTCGGAGCGCATTGGGTGCGCGTCGATCTGGCGAAACCCGCGAAATTCGATGATGTCGAGGCGGTCGGCGTGGTGATCGAGCGGCGGCGGGCGCGTGAGGAGCGGCCTGCCGGGCCGGTGAGTCTTGCGTGGATCGGGCGAGGGTATGTGCCGGAGTGAGGGTTTTGCGTTCTGCTCAACGCAGGCAAAAGTTCACTTCGCCGCAGCCGAAGCCTGCTTCCCTATCCCACACGCCTTATACGCGTCCTTCTGCAAGTCGCGAAACTTCTTGGTCTGCGCCTTCGCGCGATCGACCCGAAACTCCGCGCCGCCTTCGCCGCCAAGCGTGGCGTACTTCGAGAACGTCGACTGCTCGACGAAATCGTCATACGTGAGCACCTTCGCGATCTTGTCGATGGCGCACGAGCATTTATAGACGTTGACGAAGTCGTGGCCGTTGTCGTCCATGCAGCCGAGCACGTATTCCACGCGTCCTTCCGTCGGGTAGTCGTGGCTCTTGGCGGGCGCGGCGTTTCCTGCGCCCGTCGCGGCGAACGAAAGCGGCGAAATCAGCGAGAGGCAGGCGAGCAACGACAACGCGCAACAACGTAGGGTCATTTGATGAGCCTCATAGTTATCGGGTAAGACAAGCGGCCGGCGCGCGCGCAACGACAAAGAACCAGGCAGCGCGCGCGCACCGGCCGGACATCGGATCAGCTCGGCGAAAACGGATGCGACATCGTTCCCTTCTTCGATACTACCTCCTTGGCCGACGGCTCGCCCGCCACCGCGCGCGCTAGCGCTTCCTTCGTCGCCTGATAGTTGTAATCGTGGATCTTCTGGTCGTCGTCCGCTTCCCAGTGGATGAACACGCCCACGCACACGAACACATCGTCGGCTTCGTCTGCGGGAATGACGCCGGATTCCACGCTGTCGGCAACCGCCATCGCCACCGCGCGCTGCGCCGGGCCGAACATCTGCACGGCCTGCTTCGCGCCCTTGATCGTCACCTTGTTGAACAGGATCGTGTTCGGCTTGGTCAGCAGATTCGGCGCGACCACGGCGAGCAGCGACGTGAAGCCATCCTTGTTGTTCGTGAGCGCGTGACAGAACGCGGTCTCGGCAGCGGAACCTCGCGGTCCGATGATCAAGTCGATGTGTGCGACCTCGTTGCCATCGCCGACGAGCGACTCTCCTACCAGGACGCGGTTGATCTTGGCCATGCTGTTCCTCCAGTGGATTTGGTTCTAGAAACTAGCGACTTGCTCTCGACTCGCGACGGTAAGACTCAAAGCCGCGCAAGGCTCCCGGTTCGGCCGACTTTCGATGCGACCGCTCAACCGCGAACTTCCTAACATGTTCCGTGCCAATCTTTGGTCGGTCGTTCAGGCCGCGTTCGTCACGAGCGCGACGAACAGCGTCGCCACCGCCAAATCCGCGCTCGTGCCCGGATTGATGCCGCGCGCCTTCAGTCCGGCGTCCCACGCATCCAGCTCGGCGCTCTGCACGTTACGGCCCGCCGCGCGCCAGTCCGCGCGATGCAGCGCCGCATCGCGCGTGACACTTTGCGCCACCGCCGCGCCTTGCTTGCGCACTATGTGCGAGTCGGGCCACGCCGAAAGAAAGGTCAGGAATACGTCGAGCATCGCGCGATGGTCGGTCGCCGGCGTGAGCGCGTTCGCCGCATCGAGGCCCGCGCCGAAGATATCGGCGAAACCGTTCGCATACTGGCGGGCGATGCTGTCGCGCTCGGCGGCAAGCGTCATCGCCGCGCGCAGCGTGACCGTCGGCGGCGCGTGGACCGGTTGCTCGGGCGCGTCGCCCAGTCCGCCCGGATTCGCAAGCGCGATCGCGCGATAGGCGAGGCGGGCATCGTCGATATCGAGTTCCGCGAGTACGCGCACGGTTGCCGCCCGCCAGCGCGATGCATCGACCGCTTCGTGCGGCGCGAAGCGTTCGAGCGCCGCGCACAAGGGCGCAGCGAGCAGCACGATGCCGAGATTGGTGTTGCAGCCGACCGCGTCGAAGGTGCGGCGCACGGCATCGAGAATGCGCGCGCCCACCCGCGCGCCCGGCGTGAAAAGGCCCTCGGCCGCCGTGCCCGCGCTTGCGACGAACTGCGCCGACGTCATGCCGTGTCCCGCGCTCGCCACGCTCACGTTGCCGGGCTTTTGCGTCTCGACGTCGAGCCGGCACGCGCGCAAAAACGCCGTGCGGGCGCGTTCGGCGAGTGGCGCGTCACCGGAGTCCATCGCCGCTGGCGAGCGCAAGCTGGCCCTTCGATGCAGGCAGCTTGCGATCGAGCAGATCGTCGACGAGCAGCGCGGCGATATCGACCGGCGTCACCGACTGCAAACCGCGCCACGCCGCGACGCCGTTCACTTCGAGCACGACCGGCCGCGCGCCGTCCGACGGAATCAGATCGACGCCCGCGTAATCGAGCCCGAGCGCCTGTGTCGCGCGCACGGCGATGTCGGCGAGCGCGGGCGTCAGTTCCGCGGCCTCGCACCGCGCACCGCGCGCGAAGTTGTGAATCCATCCCTCGCCGCCGACGCGCTTCATCGCCGCGACCGCTTTGTCGCCGATCACGAGCACGCGCCAGTCGAAACCGGGCTTGCCCGCATCGACATAACGCTGAAGATAAGCGACCTGACTAAACGACTTGAGCGACGGCAACTTCACGCCGGGCTTGCGCAGACCTTTGCCCTGCGAGCCGAACAGCGGCTTCATCACGACCTGGCGACCCGCGGCCGTCTCGCGCATCAGCACGCGCTGCGCAAATGCGGCCGATTCGCCCGCCCATGTCGCGGGCGTTGGCACGCCGTAGCGGTTGAGCAGAAAGCTCGTCATCGACTTGTCGACGCTGCGCTCGATTGCACGCGCGTCGTTATAGACCGGCACGCCGCATTCGCGCAGCGCGTGCAAAATGCCGAGCCGCAACGTGACCTGCTCGAAGGTGCCGCCCGCGATGCCGCGCACGAACGCCGCGTCGGGCAGCGTGTGACCGAAGCCGGGAATCGCGAGGCCGAAGGGCGGCCATGTCGTGTCGATGCGGCAATCCGCGAGATCGACGCAGCGCGCTTCCACACCGCGCGCGCGGAAAGCCTTTTTGAGCCGTCCGGTGTGCCAGCCGGTCTCATCCGTCATGATCGCGACGCGCAGGCTCATGGCGCGGCTCCGGCGGCTTTCCATTGGGCGTCGAGCAAGGGTTGATCGACCTTGCCGCCGTGATACGTCGCGCCGCTCTCCAGACTCGACACCCACACTTCGGCGGGCGCGAAGAGCGCGGGGTCGATCTGATAAAAGTCGTAATTGAACGATGTGAAGATCTCCGCGAACGGCCGCCCGTAATCGCGCGCATTCGACGAAGGCAACTCGGCCGCGAGACGCTTCGCGACCGCATCGCTCTTGACAGTCAGATGCACGCGGCCGCCGTAGAGAATCGCGTCGTTGGTGCGGCCCATCGCCTGGATGCCGTCGGGCGCGGGCGGCGGAAGCGGCGCGCTGCCGCTGCCTTCGACAATCTCGCCGAGATCCACGCCCAGCACGTGCGTCTTGTGCAGCGCAACTTCGACCACGCGCGCGACGACCTGCACCGTGCCCGCCACAGACTGTGTCGGCGTCACGGCGATCACGAGATTCTGCGGCGCGAGGCCGCAATCGCCCAATACTTTGTCGATGACGACTTGCGGCGGCAGCCGGTCCACTTCCATGACGAGCGCGCCGCGATCGTGACGGTCGCGATAGCCGAGTTCGTCGAAGAGCGGCTCCTTGCAGGCGAGCGCGCGCGCCGGGCCGGACCCGAGCGAAAAGAACTTCTTGCCGCCGGTCTGCTCCTTGGTCGCCGAAAGGCTCCAGCCCGCGTACTGGCTCGCGAGGCAGGCGATCACCGGATTGCTCGTATGCACTTCGATGAAGCCGGGCCAGAGCGGTTGCGCATCGAGGGCGAAGCGCCGCGCCACGCGCCCGAGCCCGCCCATGCAGATGCGCGCGATCAGCACGCCGGCCTCGGCGCTGCCTTGGGCGTTCACACCCGCATCGACGATCACGGTGCCGCCTTCCGTGCGTGTGACATCGACGTGAAGCCGCGCGGCATCGTCGATGAGACGCGCGACGAGCCGCTCGCTCGACGCGTTGACGCTCAGCGCAGCAGGCGTGGCGGAAGATGAACTCATGACATGGACCGGGTTTCGATGCGTTGCAGAAGGCGCGCATGCTCGCGTTCGAGCGCGTCGCGCAAGTCGGAGAATGCGGGGACGACGGCGGTCATCGTGCAAACCGGCATGCCCGCTTCGATGCGCGCGCCCGCGAGCGGCACGTCGTGGCACGCGGGGTCGTCGAAGCATGCGTCGCTGAATGCGCGCGATACGTCGAAGCCGGCGGGCGCGAACACCACGCGCTGTCCGGCGAACAACGAGGGCGTATGCGCGAACGTGCGCGGCAGCGCGCCGTGCAGACACGCGTCGAGATGCGCGCCGACCAGACCGCGCGGCC
This portion of the Caballeronia insecticola genome encodes:
- a CDS encoding flavoprotein, with the protein product MTQPTPVRRLDEFKPDARFAWCVTGSGHMIEESIALALRLPGVDLFLSAAGEEVLPLYGWPIAKLREHFKVFRDNSASSAPVGMLYNGDYHTVVIAPATSNTVAKCAFGISDTLPTNLYAQAGKQCVPGIVFACDTAPSVITHAPKEWVEVRPRAIEFENVERLAQFAHTTVARSLDDLQAALDQRLSDLKLAWNTSSS
- a CDS encoding sigma-54-dependent Fis family transcriptional regulator, which produces MSSLADVDTHVREVLNIVHNPLAARRASDSVAQSWLRCLTEFRLDPGRFVMPPVLTQHELNERRDAASDLIACSKLEMTTLYQQLADPELAVVLVDADGVIVHQVSSVPFGEAVAADGLRVGALWSEREAGTNGMGTCLIERDCIAVCQHEHFYPRYTSLTCSAAPIFDERGEVIGVLDVTSRSKLLQQHSLVLVGMSRQMIENRLIDARYRHANMIHFHSRPEFVGTLHAGKLAVSDDGVVLAASRSALFQLDLRSPAELCGKRVEEAFNAPLEDMIARSIRGSFHPVTIYSAKANSRFFLTAQTARDGKTGGTRILLNDPLARDVSAPNARSKSPRKDLRESAGAGRLDKLSHLEFGDPRMASQIQLAARVIQRKIPIILRGQTGTGKEVFANALHSISPNGAGPFVAVNCASLPENLIESELFGYRAGAFTGAQREGRRGKIVQANGGTLFLDEIGDMPMALQARLLRVLEEHEVTPLGAETTVKVDFQLISASHRNLVELVQNGLFREDLYYRLNGIEINLPPLRERADALALIGHILETESDDPPELSAEARGALLSYAWPGNIRQLRHVLQMAIALCDGPEILCAHLPPEIVNGTGATAAATRAPSPAASTPLMHLTEDADTSSLNAIQVKERETVLQLLDEHRWNVSNVAKVLGISRNTLYRKMHRLHIRLSHDTPASDNPASDA
- a CDS encoding dihydroneopterin aldolase, with the translated sequence MGRFEPLYEPIRDAVHVAPQPSGDARVMDIVYIEGLTGQTVIGIDASELHDAQAVRMSLAIGVPSIRACVTDRIDDTVNYAAVREAIHALLASHGLQLLEALAERIAQLIIADFGAHWVRVDLAKPAKFDDVEAVGVVIERRRAREERPAGPVSLAWIGRGYVPE
- the fae gene encoding formaldehyde-activating enzyme gives rise to the protein MAKINRVLVGESLVGDGNEVAHIDLIIGPRGSAAETAFCHALTNNKDGFTSLLAVVAPNLLTKPNTILFNKVTIKGAKQAVQMFGPAQRAVAMAVADSVESGVIPADEADDVFVCVGVFIHWEADDDQKIHDYNYQATKEALARAVAGEPSAKEVVSKKGTMSHPFSPS
- a CDS encoding triphosphoribosyl-dephospho-CoA synthase produces the protein MDSGDAPLAERARTAFLRACRLDVETQKPGNVSVASAGHGMTSAQFVASAGTAAEGLFTPGARVGARILDAVRRTFDAVGCNTNLGIVLLAAPLCAALERFAPHEAVDASRWRAATVRVLAELDIDDARLAYRAIALANPGGLGDAPEQPVHAPPTVTLRAAMTLAAERDSIARQYANGFADIFGAGLDAANALTPATDHRAMLDVFLTFLSAWPDSHIVRKQGAAVAQSVTRDAALHRADWRAAGRNVQSAELDAWDAGLKARGINPGTSADLAVATLFVALVTNAA
- a CDS encoding ATP-grasp domain-containing protein, producing the protein MSLRVAIMTDETGWHTGRLKKAFRARGVEARCVDLADCRIDTTWPPFGLAIPGFGHTLPDAAFVRGIAGGTFEQVTLRLGILHALRECGVPVYNDARAIERSVDKSMTSFLLNRYGVPTPATWAGESAAFAQRVLMRETAAGRQVVMKPLFGSQGKGLRKPGVKLPSLKSFSQVAYLQRYVDAGKPGFDWRVLVIGDKAVAAMKRVGGEGWIHNFARGARCEAAELTPALADIAVRATQALGLDYAGVDLIPSDGARPVVLEVNGVAAWRGLQSVTPVDIAALLVDDLLDRKLPASKGQLALASGDGLR
- the mch gene encoding methenyltetrahydromethanopterin cyclohydrolase — encoded protein: MSSSSATPAALSVNASSERLVARLIDDAARLHVDVTRTEGGTVIVDAGVNAQGSAEAGVLIARICMGGLGRVARRFALDAQPLWPGFIEVHTSNPVIACLASQYAGWSLSATKEQTGGKKFFSLGSGPARALACKEPLFDELGYRDRHDRGALVMEVDRLPPQVVIDKVLGDCGLAPQNLVIAVTPTQSVAGTVQVVARVVEVALHKTHVLGVDLGEIVEGSGSAPLPPPAPDGIQAMGRTNDAILYGGRVHLTVKSDAVAKRLAAELPSSNARDYGRPFAEIFTSFNYDFYQIDPALFAPAEVWVSSLESGATYHGGKVDQPLLDAQWKAAGAAP